AAGCCCTTGAAGCGTCCGTGGAGCGATTCCGAGGATACCTTAGGGTGCCCGATCATCATCTCCCGCAGCTTCGCCAGGACGTAGCGCAGCTGTTCCGGGGTCGTCTCGTAACGCAGGCCGAGAGTTGTCTCATAGAGCCAGGCGCGCCGCATCGAGAAGTTCGTCAATTCCCACTGCGAAAAGTCGGCGTTGGGCAGGCTGACGAGGCTGTCGTCGAGCTTGCGCAGCCGTGTCGACCGCAGGCCGACTTCCTCCACGGTTCCGTAGTCGTCTCCGAAGCGGCAGAAGTCGCCGACCCGCACGGGCTTGTCCGCGAAGAGGGTCAGGCTGCTGATGACGTTCTCCAGCGCCGGCCGAACGGCGAGAGCGAGGGCGAAGCCTCCGACGCCGAGGCCGGCGACCAGGCTGTAGACGGGCGCCCCGATCCGGTTGAGGACATAGAGAATGATCGCCCCGTCGGCCACGATGGCAACGGTCCGGGCGACAAGGCGCAGAAGGGCCGCATTGAGGCTCTTGTCGGGGATTCTCGGCGAGGCGATCACGGTCTCCGCGACCGCGAAGCAGACCACCCAGGTGATCCAGGCGAGCGCCAGGAGCCTGATGCTCTCGGCCGCCAGGAGCACCCACCCGGATATCCAGCCCGTCAAGGTCAGCCTCTCGTTCGCCTTATCAAGCAGTTGCGGCGTCAGCAGAAGGGCGAGGGGGTGGACAGGCGGTGCCAGTACTCCCCTCCGGAGTACCTGGTAGGGGCGAGTAGCGCGAGGCTCCGTATGAGCAGGATCCCCGCAACGGTGAGGCCGATCAGGAGAAGGAGCGCGATCCATTTCCACACGGCTTGATCGTAGACGCTGAGTTTCAGCCAAGCGGGAAACCCTTCGATGGTGCGCGGCGAGATGAACCAGCTCTTCAAGCTCAGGTATGGCCGCATCTCGGCGTAGTTCTTCAAGGGTACATCGCGCCGGTACGGCAGCTCGCGTGTCTTCTCGTAGAACTCCCTGGCGCGGGCCAGCGTCGAGCTATCGAAAACGAACGAACCGGCTCTCTGTCCCTCGGCGACGCGCACGATCGTGATCTCGGTGTGGGGGATCGTCCAGCTGACGGTCTTCCTGCCGGCCTTGTCGTCGCCGACCGCGATATCAGCGTAGGCTGAAGCATCCGGGATCTCCGCCAGGGGCGGAAGCTCGATGCGGGACAACACCTCGTAGAGATAGGTCAGTCCGTCACGGACCCACTCGGGACGAGCCGCCGGGACTACCTCGGTCAGGTCGAACATCCGCCCGATCGAGACGTTTCGTTCTTCTATGGCGGCAACATGCTCGCGGCTCGGGGTGCCCCAGTAATCGACCCGCAAGAGTTCATAAATCTCGTCCCCTTGCTCCAGGAAGGTCTGCAAGGTTGCCCTCGGACTGGACAGGTCTAGGGGCTCTAACGGATGGCTGGATTGGCCCGCTTGCGCGAACAGTGGCCAAAGCGCGACCAGAAACGCGCAGACCCATGTCCGTCTCGCGATGGGATCGAGCATGAGCTTCTCCGACGCAGTCTCAAAAGAGCACAGTCAAGCCTAGAGACTTCGCCGCCCATTTGTAACAAGCTCGGACGAAACGGTCGGGTGGGAGGGCCGAGGTTGCGCCGAGGCGAGTGCCAGTGGGCAAATGTCCTTTTGTTTGCAAGAAAGGTCGAGTATAGGAACGCCCGAGGTGTATACCACCAGTTGACCTGAGGCCCGAAATTGGGCCTGAAGTTCGATCCACCCGCGCACGACATAGTTTGGCAACGAGGGGGTTGTCTTGTCCAAAGTAGCACTGGTCACCGGCGTCAGCGGCCAAGACGGCGCCTATCTGGCAAAGCTCTTGCTTTCGAAGGGCTACAAAGTATACGGAGCGGTGCGCCGCAACTCTTCGATCAATATTGGAAGACTAAAAGAATTAGGAATCGAAAATGATGTCGAGTTAGTGCAATTTGAATTGGCGGAGTTTTCGAATGTATTCCGTGTAATAAGAGACTTGCAGCCGGACGAATTCTATAATCTTGCTGCACAAAGCTTTGTCGCAACCTCTTTTGACCAACCGATCCACACCGCCGAGATAGATGCCGTCGCAGTAACGCGCATACTCGAGGCGATCAGGACCGTAAGTCCCAAGACCCGCTTCTATCAGGCGTCAAGTTCCGAGATGTACGGCAAGGTGCGGGCCACACCGCAGAACGAGGAAACACCGTTTCATCCGCGCAGCCCCTACGGCGTGGCGAAGGTCTACGGTCACTGGATCACGGTCAACTACCGCGAGTCCTATGGGCTCCATGCCACCTCGGGCATTCTCTTCAATCACGAGTCACCGCTTCGTGGGCACGAGTTCGTTACACGCAAGATCACACTCGCCTTCGCCCGCATCAAGCACGGGCAACAGGAGGTTCTCGAACTCGGCAACCTCGATGCGAAGCGGGACTGGGGTTTCGCTGGCGACTATGTCGAAGGCATGTGGCTCATGCTGCAACAGGATAAGCCGGACGACTATGTCCTGGCGTCCGGAGAGACGCACACGATCCGGGAGTTCGTCGAGGAAGCCGGTCGGGTCTTCGACTTCGACATAGTCTGGGACGGGGAGGGAGAGAGTACCGTCGGGGTAGAGAGAAAGTCCGGTGCCGTGCGCGTTCGGGTGAATCCGGAGTTTTACAGACCTGCCGAAGTGGACCTTCTCTTGGGTGAGCCAGCCAAGGCCAAGAAACAATTAGGATGGCGCCCCAAAGTCGGGTTCAGCGAACTCGTCGACATGATGGCGCGCGCTGACGACCGGCGAGTGGCCGATCGCCAGCTCATGTTCTAGTTGTCGGTCGTTTCTGCCTAAGGTCGACGCGGACGTGGGATGAGCGTGAGGGCACCGTCGCTTTTCCTCTTACCGAATACCTACGTCCCGCTGTCTCTCTCCTGCAGCCATCCTCGATTGACCATATCCCCGGCGAGCACCACGGGAGGGATCGTGTGAAGGTCGAAAGCTTCGACTACAGAGCCAAATCCTGGTTGCCCGTGCCACCGGAAGTCCGCTGGTACACGAGCAGAAGGTCACTCAAGCGGTTGCTGCGCGGCCAAAAGCCGAAACCCATGCCGGTGTCGATCAGCCCGGTCGCGCCACCCTTCGAGACACCGCTCATCGTCGCGGGACTGTTCCGCTCGGTCACCGGAATCGGCCAAAGCGCTCGTTTATGTGTGCGCACCTTGCAGGAACTCGGTTGCCCAGTCAGCTACTGCGACCTGAGCAGTTCTTTCAACCAAGGCCACTTCCAGATAGAGTTCGACGCGCCGAAGGCGCGTCCCGGAGACCCCGGTTCGATTCTGCTCCACCTGAACCCGCCGGAAGTGCCGCGTGCTCTTGCCATGATGGGCCGTAGGCTGGTTTCGGATCGGCGAGTCATTGGCTATTGGCATTGGGAGCTGCCGCGGGCACCGGTCAGCTGGATGCCGGTATTGGAGAAAGTC
This genomic interval from Kiloniellales bacterium contains the following:
- a CDS encoding mechanosensitive ion channel family protein, with the translated sequence MTGWISGWVLLAAESIRLLALAWITWVVCFAVAETVIASPRIPDKSLNAALLRLVARTVAIVADGAIILYVLNRIGAPVYSLVAGLGVGGFALALAVRPALENVISSLTLFADKPVRVGDFCRFGDDYGTVEEVGLRSTRLRKLDDSLVSLPNADFSQWELTNFSMRRAWLYETTLGLRYETTPEQLRYVLAKLREMMIGHPKVSSESLHGRFKGFGAYSLDIIGFAYIRTRDWLTYRAIREDLNLRILYIVKEAGTGFAFPSQTSYFGRDAGLDSERARAAETQVQTWRSEGQLPFPEFDEKTVAEKEDVLDYPPKGSAGPAAIPDRSDAGRGARKDRD
- the gmd gene encoding GDP-mannose 4,6-dehydratase; translated protein: MSKVALVTGVSGQDGAYLAKLLLSKGYKVYGAVRRNSSINIGRLKELGIENDVELVQFELAEFSNVFRVIRDLQPDEFYNLAAQSFVATSFDQPIHTAEIDAVAVTRILEAIRTVSPKTRFYQASSSEMYGKVRATPQNEETPFHPRSPYGVAKVYGHWITVNYRESYGLHATSGILFNHESPLRGHEFVTRKITLAFARIKHGQQEVLELGNLDAKRDWGFAGDYVEGMWLMLQQDKPDDYVLASGETHTIREFVEEAGRVFDFDIVWDGEGESTVGVERKSGAVRVRVNPEFYRPAEVDLLLGEPAKAKKQLGWRPKVGFSELVDMMARADDRRVADRQLMF